A stretch of Deltaproteobacteria bacterium DNA encodes these proteins:
- a CDS encoding biotin--[acetyl-CoA-carboxylase] ligase: MEPAVDIGAIKPMLQTRLLGKNIQYWAEVDSTNAALSRLVASGSEEGTVVIADAQRAGRGRLGKSWISPPGVNLHLSVLLRPQLKATDARFLTLIGSLAIADVLDTYGVKSQVKWPNDVLVADKKIAGVLTEVQLRNGHTDHFIIGLGVNLNIDRPMMARAFGEAAAGATSLYEALEQKVDRNLFAAQLLERLEHHYFAFLEKGATIVREQWCSRSFLGRRVSVKEEDMHVEGIALDLDDEGCLVVALDDGSTVHVREGEVVPLH, encoded by the coding sequence ATGGAACCTGCGGTAGACATCGGTGCCATTAAACCGATGCTGCAAACTCGCTTGCTCGGGAAGAACATCCAGTACTGGGCAGAAGTGGATTCCACCAACGCCGCCTTGTCTCGATTGGTTGCGAGCGGAAGTGAAGAGGGAACGGTCGTGATCGCCGACGCTCAGCGCGCGGGTCGAGGGCGCCTCGGCAAGTCGTGGATTTCTCCCCCAGGGGTCAATCTCCATCTCTCAGTACTCCTCAGGCCGCAGCTCAAGGCTACCGATGCCCGCTTCCTGACGCTGATCGGTTCCTTGGCTATTGCGGATGTCCTCGATACCTACGGTGTGAAGTCACAGGTCAAGTGGCCGAACGATGTCCTCGTCGCGGACAAGAAAATTGCCGGCGTTTTGACGGAAGTCCAGCTGCGAAATGGACACACTGACCATTTCATCATCGGGCTGGGAGTGAATCTAAACATTGACCGACCCATGATGGCGCGTGCCTTTGGCGAAGCGGCGGCCGGCGCAACCTCGCTGTACGAGGCGCTTGAGCAAAAGGTCGATCGGAACCTCTTTGCCGCCCAGCTCTTAGAACGCCTTGAACACCACTATTTTGCGTTTCTGGAAAAAGGGGCAACCATCGTGCGCGAGCAGTGGTGTTCCCGTTCCTTCCTCGGTCGCCGTGTGAGTGTTAAAGAGGAGGACATGCACGTGGAAGGCATTGCTTTGGATCTTGACGACGAAGGTTGCCTTGTCGTTGCGCTCGATGACGGCTCGACAGTGCACGTCCGTGAGGGCGAGGTGGTGCCGCTTCATTAG
- a CDS encoding acetyl-CoA hydrolase/transferase family protein, whose product MPWIDAYRHKCRTAEEAVRLVASGDRVFTSGNAATPRPLLRALLERKAELSDIELVHLLLMGAEFSTPGLEGHFRHNALFVGSGDRQAVNTGAADYTPIFLSEIPALFSSGVLPLDAAILQVSPPDEHGFMSLGIEVLASKAAAETARTVIVQVNEQMPRVLGDSFLHVSRVHAIVETDEPLPELEKSGFGEVERRIGQHVAGLIPDGATLQLGIGTIPDAVLASLSDKRDLGVHTEMISDGVMQAMEAGLFTGSRKTLHPGKAIATLILGSRELYRFVDNNPAFELHPSAYTNDPFVIAQNDNLIAINSALEVDLTGQVCAESIGTTIYSGFGGQLDFIRGAARSRGGKPIIALASTAQRGTLSRIVPQLQPGAGVVTTRGDVHSVVTEFGAAQLYGQTLRQRARLLIDIAHPQFREALERAAKERKLL is encoded by the coding sequence ATGCCTTGGATTGACGCCTATCGCCACAAGTGCCGCACTGCCGAAGAAGCCGTTCGTCTGGTCGCAAGCGGTGATCGGGTTTTCACCAGCGGCAACGCGGCGACACCGCGCCCGCTCCTCCGTGCACTCCTCGAGCGCAAAGCCGAACTCAGTGACATTGAACTCGTACACCTCCTGCTCATGGGCGCTGAATTCTCCACGCCGGGCCTGGAAGGCCACTTTCGTCACAATGCTCTCTTCGTCGGTTCGGGGGATCGCCAGGCCGTCAATACCGGCGCAGCCGATTACACGCCCATTTTTCTCTCGGAAATTCCTGCCCTCTTTTCTTCGGGAGTGCTGCCGCTCGATGCGGCCATCTTACAGGTCTCGCCACCGGACGAGCACGGTTTCATGAGCCTCGGCATCGAAGTGCTTGCTTCCAAGGCGGCGGCGGAAACCGCGCGCACCGTCATTGTTCAGGTGAATGAGCAGATGCCGCGGGTGTTGGGCGATTCTTTCCTGCACGTGTCGCGCGTGCACGCCATCGTCGAAACCGACGAACCGCTGCCAGAGTTGGAGAAGAGCGGTTTCGGGGAAGTCGAACGCCGGATTGGGCAACACGTTGCCGGCTTGATTCCGGATGGTGCCACGTTGCAGCTGGGCATCGGCACGATTCCCGATGCCGTGTTGGCCAGCCTGTCCGACAAGCGCGACCTCGGGGTCCACACCGAGATGATTTCCGACGGTGTGATGCAGGCGATGGAAGCTGGCCTCTTCACCGGCTCGCGCAAGACGCTCCACCCCGGCAAAGCCATCGCCACGCTCATCCTCGGCTCGCGCGAGCTGTATCGCTTTGTCGATAATAACCCGGCCTTCGAACTGCATCCGTCCGCGTACACCAACGATCCTTTCGTCATCGCGCAGAACGACAATCTTATTGCCATCAACTCCGCGTTGGAAGTGGATCTGACCGGCCAAGTCTGCGCCGAGTCGATCGGGACGACGATCTATTCCGGTTTCGGCGGACAATTGGATTTTATTCGCGGCGCGGCACGGTCGCGCGGTGGCAAACCGATCATCGCCTTAGCCTCAACCGCTCAGAGGGGAACACTCTCCCGCATCGTTCCGCAGTTACAGCCCGGTGCCGGCGTGGTGACGACGCGTGGCGATGTCCACTCTGTCGTCACCGAATTCGGCGCGGCGCAGTTGTACGGCCAGACGCTACGGCAGCGCGCGCGCCTGCTCATCGACATTGCCCACCCGCAGTTCCGCGAAGCGTTGGAACGAGCCGCGAAGGAACGCAAACTACTGTAA
- a CDS encoding CBS domain-containing protein — MKARDVMNKRVTAATLRAIGRDLALQLLSGMYSGLPVVDANNHVLGVVTEFDLLRAVQDGKDLQTVKAEEIMGRPAVCVEEDDPIESVIAKMTTHNIIRVPVIRDGKLVGVVSRADILSRMIEPEFVSIFGG, encoded by the coding sequence ATGAAAGCACGTGATGTCATGAACAAACGCGTGACGGCAGCGACCCTGCGCGCCATCGGGCGCGATCTCGCCCTGCAGCTTCTCTCCGGTATGTACAGCGGGTTGCCGGTGGTTGACGCCAATAACCATGTCCTCGGCGTGGTGACGGAATTCGACTTGCTCAGAGCCGTGCAAGACGGCAAGGATCTTCAGACGGTGAAAGCCGAGGAGATCATGGGCAGACCGGCGGTGTGCGTGGAAGAAGACGACCCCATCGAGTCAGTCATCGCCAAAATGACGACGCACAACATCATTCGGGTCCCGGTGATTCGCGACGGCAAACTTGTGGGAGTCGTCTCCCGCGCCGATATTCTCAGTCGCA
- a CDS encoding alanine dehydrogenase, with product MRFSIPTETGSGKGINERRVALSPAGVRDLCLAGAEVFVQQGAGHGAGFADETYRTAGARIVYTAAEAYGRADVVLRVERPREDEWLLLPDGATLISFLHLHTASTRVKQTLMTRQLTALSLEAVREDDGSFPLQQVASQIAGRMAPQIAGRLLEASSGGMGVLLSGLPGIPPADVVILGAGVLGTEAARAFLGVGASVYVLDTELYKLDALDRFSRGRIVTALATRHNVEKFALFAEVLVGAVRHPPGGAPMLVTHDIVRKMKRGAAILDFAINEGGCVETSRLTPTEDGVFVQDGIVHYALPNVPSLVPRTATYAHTQALLPYLRLIQHEGVTRALQHHTALQRGVSALSGRLLSPTTSGKSEKPEPDKETE from the coding sequence ATGAGATTTAGCATCCCGACAGAAACTGGCAGTGGCAAAGGTATTAACGAACGGCGCGTCGCGCTGTCGCCAGCCGGAGTCCGCGACTTGTGCCTGGCTGGTGCAGAGGTCTTTGTCCAACAAGGCGCTGGGCACGGTGCTGGGTTTGCCGACGAGACGTATCGCACGGCCGGCGCGCGGATTGTCTATACCGCTGCCGAAGCCTATGGCCGCGCGGATGTCGTGCTTCGTGTCGAACGTCCCCGTGAAGACGAGTGGCTGCTGCTTCCAGATGGAGCGACCTTGATCTCTTTCCTGCATCTTCATACTGCATCCACGCGAGTGAAGCAGACGCTGATGACTCGTCAGCTCACGGCCCTTAGTCTGGAGGCGGTCAGGGAAGACGATGGCTCTTTTCCCTTGCAGCAGGTTGCAAGCCAGATTGCCGGGCGCATGGCCCCGCAGATTGCCGGACGGTTACTGGAAGCATCGAGCGGCGGCATGGGGGTACTGCTCTCCGGCCTCCCCGGGATTCCCCCGGCAGACGTGGTCATTCTTGGCGCCGGCGTGCTGGGAACAGAGGCCGCGCGCGCGTTCCTGGGCGTGGGGGCGAGCGTCTATGTGCTCGATACCGAACTGTACAAGCTCGACGCGCTGGATCGTTTCTCCCGGGGAAGAATCGTGACGGCGCTCGCCACACGGCATAACGTCGAGAAATTTGCCCTGTTTGCCGAAGTGCTCGTCGGCGCGGTGCGGCACCCTCCCGGAGGCGCGCCCATGCTCGTCACGCACGATATTGTACGCAAAATGAAACGCGGTGCAGCGATCCTCGATTTTGCCATTAACGAAGGCGGCTGTGTCGAGACCTCGCGACTCACGCCCACTGAAGATGGCGTGTTCGTCCAGGATGGGATTGTTCACTACGCACTGCCAAACGTGCCGTCCCTCGTGCCGCGCACAGCGACCTACGCGCACACGCAAGCGCTGCTTCCGTACCTTCGTCTCATCCAACACGAGGGCGTAACCCGCGCCCTACAACACCACACGGCTTTGCAGCGGGGCGTGTCCGCTTTATCGGGACGACTGCTATCCCCGACTACTAGTGGAAAATCCGAAAAGCCGGAACCTGACAAAGAAACCGAGTGA